From Candidatus Stygibacter australis:
GATTAATTTCTTCATTCAAAACCTCCCTGACGCTATTTTCCAATTTGCAATTTTTACTATTAGATATTACATTTATATTATCAAATTATACCATTTATTTGTCAATAATTTTCCTTTTAGCATTGCATCCCCATTTTTTTACTTTTCCCCCATATCAATGTTTAATACACCGACTGGTAGGGGCGGACCCAAGTGTCTGCCCTTCTTCGATAATATTAAAAAAACAGTAAATTCTGGGCAGACACCCGGGTCTGTCCCTACCAGAGTCTGGCACAAGAGCACAGCAATTTAATTTAAGGGGAATGCATGCACAAAAAAAGGGCTGCCGAAGCAACCCTTCATAATAAAAGTAGATTTATTTCAATAAGATTAATTTACCAGTTTGATACTCATTACCTGCCTGGAATCTATAAAAATAAACTCCGCTAACTGCCTTATCTGCCTGCCAGATCAGCGAATAATTTCCCCCAGACTGATATTCATTTACTAATTCTTTCACCAATTGACCCTTAATATTGTAGATATCCAGCTTCACATTGGCTGGCTCTGATAATGCATATTTAAAGCAGGTCTGTGGATTAAAGGGATTAGGAAATACTGATTGGATCCCAGTGACTTGAGGTAATCCTGCCGGATCATTATCAACCGTGAATACAGTCATATTGACTGTGATAAATATGAATTCTTCTGCCGGGTCATTGGTAGCCAGAATAATTTCCGTGCTGTATTCTCCCTCTAAAAGGTCACTGCTGTCAAAGCTGAAAATAACTTCTA
This genomic window contains:
- a CDS encoding T9SS type A sorting domain-containing protein, whose translation is EVIFSFDSSDLLEGEYSTEIILATNDPAEEFIFITVNMTVFTVDNDPAGLPQVTGIQSVFPNPFNPQTCFKYALSEPANVKLDIYNIKGQLVKELVNEYQSGGNYSLIWQADKAVSGVYFYRFQAGNEYQTGKLILLK